In the Saccharococcus thermophilus genome, ATCCCTCCTTCCAGAGGAACCCATTGCCATAAAATCAATCTAGGCTCTTATGGCAATGGGTTGTAAAGAAGTTTCTACTTTATTGATTCTTTGCTACACATTTTACAAGTTAAGGTATCCGTTATTCGGTACATGATCCTTTGAATCTATACGGGCAAAAATTTTGCTACCTGGATCCGTTGCCCACATTAACACGTTAAATAGAACATTAGCAGCATTTGCTACATAACTAGCAATTCGGGCAGATATACCTTTAGCAAGAAGTTTCTTTTTTAGTTCATTTGCAAACATGATTGCAGCTCTGTCAGCAAGATATTTCTTTGATAGGTTTCTTAGATAAAGAGAAAGTCCACCAATTCCCCCACCAACAAGTGCAGTTATTCCCCAATTAATAGCATTACTTACAAACCATTTTGAATTCCACCAGTGATTTCCCCAATAGTACCCATCTGGATCGACATGCATTACAGGATTATTCGCAGCATATGCAAACATATTTTCCAATAATGTGAAATCACCTTTATGCATTGCAGGTTCTGTTATGGCGAGGTCAGTAATACCCTTTACAACCATTGCATTATCTGCATTAATGAACCTACCCACTTCAGGATTGTAATACCTACTCATCAAATAGTATAACCCAGTTTCCTCATCATAATAATAACCCGCATAACGGTATGGGTTGGCTAATGCCATGGCGCCGGTTTTGGAAAGAATATTCCCCCACGCATCGTATTGATATTCCGCAACGACATTTCCGCTCGCATCCGTTAATGCCATGACATCTCCGTGGCCGTTAAGGTGATAATAGTAAGTGACTCCACCTTTGGTCATCGTGACTGGGTGGCCGTCTGCGTCCCACGTATACTCCGCCACGATGTTATTGTTGGCATCTGTTTCATATAGCACTTGGTTCGAGTCGCCATCGTAGTGATAATAGATGGTTCCGTTTGATGTGGTTTTGCTGATCCGTCTTCCAAGCTGATCATACGTGAATGACGCGATGGTGGCGCCAGACGCATTTTTCACTTCAATGAGACGGTTGTCATCATCGTACACAAATGTCTTATTGCCATTGTTCGTTAAATTGCCATTGGCATCGTACGTGTACGCTTGTCCGTTGACGGCCGTTAATTGGTCGGCGGCGTCATACGTGTACGTTGTTGTAGTAGTCGTCGTTCCATCATTTACGATTTTCTTCGTGCGGTTCCTGACAGCATTGTATTCGTATGTGTTCGGATGTTTTCTTCGTTTCGTGTATATCAAAGCTCTCTTCATTTGGTCACTTCGATAATAAAAAAACAACCTCAGCGAGTGTCCAAATTCATTAGGGGGCTAATGAGCAATTTCGTTACCAAAATTCACAAAAAGGAATATTTTGGTGAATCGTTGGTTACATGAAAAATGCAATAAGGAGTAACCCGAGACCTGTAAGAAATCCAGCAATTAAACTAGCGTTCTCCATCAGAAAATCTAATCTACATTTATACGTAGGTTTGTATGAGTAAAATCTTTTTATTGACCATAATCCAAAAATAATAACAAAAAGTAGTCCAAACAAAACTAACATCGAAGTGTCTTTCTTAATTGTTATAATTTCCATTTTTACCTCCTCTAGTAATTACTCAATATTAACGATTGGAACCAAGTATAATTTTAATTCTTTTTACTTGTTGACATCTAAATCTTATAGTAAATTATTATGATTTTTGATACCATATGAAAATTTAAACAAGTAACAATTTCTTAAATATGTCAAAAAATCCGTAGTACCTGATTAGGTTATTCTACGACCCCCAACTAAAAAAAGAAGAGTGGTCTTTCCAAAATTATTAGGAAAGACCATTGTTTAATTTGTCAACTTGGTTCGTTAAAAAGTAGTAATTAATGTACCTAGGCAATCATCGTCTAAAAATTAAATTAGGAACCTTGATACTCATATAGAATATAGTTTTCCTTGTCCAATTATACCCTTTAGATATTCTTTTAAATGTAGCCTTAGAAACTTTTTTAGCTAAAAAGTTAACAACCTTTTCTGCGCCCCAAGTAAATATTACATTTGCAAGCACAGGGAAGAGATACCATTTCAAAAACTTTTTCACTGCATAACCAGCAGCTCCACCTATTGCAAACCCAATTCCTGTACTTATTAGAAAGCCAGGAGTTATATTAATTGATACATATATATTTTGCCAACCACCACTAACTTTAATGTAACTGTTAAAACCTAAATTAATCCGTTTTGAAAAATGCCCACTAGGATCAGTGAAATTAACAGGATTATTTTTTGTATAAGCATATTGATTTAAGCTTTGTGGATCATCTTCAAACCTATGGAACGCATCTCTCGTTAAGAAACGCCCGATGTTCGCATCGTATGCTATCAGGTAGTATAACCCAGTTTCTTCATCATAATAGTATCCTGCATAACAGTATGGGGTGGCCGATGCCATGGCGTTGGTTGGGGAAATGATTTTCCCCCCACACATCATATTGATATTTTTGCGACAATAATTCCTCTCCTGTATAGTGACCAGGAGTTCCAATTCAGAGATCCAAACACATAAGTACCAAGAAAGAATACAAAATAAACACGGCATGAGTCCTTTGTAATTTAGAACTCATGCCACGTAATAGCTAGTCTTTTTTTAGATTCTACTTGACAGGTACACGTTCATAATGGCAGCCTTTTACTAAAGAAATAGGTAAAATGGTATTAAGAATTATTTTTTGTTTTTACCACTGTTAAGGAAGAGATATAGAATTAAAAGTGAAATCCCCAAACCTAAAGGAAACACAATCAAATAATAGTTAATATTTTTTTTGTGTATCCCTAATAAAATGTCTAGATGATTACAGAAAGTGAACCAAATAAACAAAATAATTAAAAACAACCATTTTTTCATTAAATATCAATCCATCCATTTCTTGGTTTACGGTCAATACTATCAAGTTTTTTCGCAATCCAACCACCTATGTCATAATAGTCCAATACAGTATCCACTATAAAGCCTAGACTGACAGCTAGGGATCCTGCACCCCAAGCTATAAGCTTATCCTTTACAGTCTTGTAAAACATTCTTCTTGCTGCTTCTTTTCCTTTTTTCTTAATATAGGCTTGAATTGCGGCAAGACCAAAACTGCCAGTAAGGGCCCAACTGACAGCAGTATTAAAAACTGAGCCAGCCCAATCTACACTTATTATTCTTAAATGTCCACTTGGATCAACATACATAACAGGGTTATTTTGTGTATAGGTATATTGATTTAAGCTTAATGTATCATTTTCAAAACCATGGAAAGTATCTCTGGTAATAAATCGGCCTGTCTTAGAATCATAATAACGAGCCATTAGATAATACAATCCTGTCACTTCATCATATCGATAACCCGCATAACGATATGGGTTAGACGAAGCCATCGTCCCTGTTTGCGAAATAATATTCCCCCAAGCATCATAGCTGTATTCAGCTACGACATTACCGCTTGAATCCGTTAGAGCTGTTACATCACCATGTCCGTTTACATGATAATAATAAGTTACCCCATTCTTCGTCATCGTTGCCGGATTACCTAACGAATCAAAGGTGTATTCCGCAACGATGTTATTGTTGGCATCTGTTTCATACAAGACTCTATTGGAGTCCCCATCATAGTGATAATAGATGGTTCCATTTGATGTGGTTTTACTGATGCGTCTTCCTAGATGATCATAATTAAAGGACGCGATGGTTGTACCAGACGCATTTTTTACTTCAATAAGACGGTTGTCATCATCATACACAAATGTCTTATTGCCGTTGTTCGTTAAATTGCCATTGGCATCGTAGGTGTATGCTTGTCCGTTGACGGTCGTTAATTGGTCGGCGGCGTCATACGTGTACGTTGTTGTAGTAGTCGTCGTTCCATCATTTACGATTTTCTTCGTACGGTTCCCCACAGCATCGTATTCGTACGTGATGGTTGTTCCGTCTGCTAGTGTTTCTTTTGTCAACTGATTCAATGCATCATATTGATACGTGATCGTTCCATTGTTCGTTTCTACAGTGGTAATGTTGCCATTGGCATCATAGCTGTAGTTGAAGTAATTTAAGACATTGCTGTTCGCGCCCAAGTTTTTAATCGATTTCAACTGATTGGCATCATTATACTCGTAGGCGGTATAGGTGCCATTCGCATGGATGATGGATGAAATATTCCCTCGCTCATCGTACGTAAATCTCGCAAGGTTGGCGCTGTTTCTGGACAACACGACTAGCTGATCCAACGGATTGTAGCTGTATCCGATGGTGTCGGTTGTTGTACCCGCTGTGATGGAGGTGGACGTCACGTTTCCGTTATTGTCGTAGCCATAGGCAATGGAATTAGATGCCCCTTTACTGATTCGTGTTGGACGATTATTCTTATCATACGTGTACGTGATCGTATTTCCGCTTGCATCCGTCACCGATGTCACGTTGCCATTGGCATCGTAATTCAACGTCCATTTCGTCACGCCATTGTAAGCAATCGAAACAAGGCGGTTCAGCGCGTTGTAGCTATAGGATACCTTATCGCCATTGGCGTAGGTAACCTTTGTGAGATTGCCGTTTTTATCATAGGCAAAGGACGTCGTTTGATTTAACGGGTTCGTGAAACCAGAAACCTGATTCAACTCATTATACGTATAGTTGGTTATATAATTCTTTGCATTCTTAACCGATGTACGATTTCCTACACCGTCATAACCATACGTCGTCACATTGCCGTTTGGATCCGTGACTTTTGTCAATTGGTTATTGGCATTATATTCATAAGAAGTCGTTTTTCCCTTTCCATCCGTTACACTTGTCTGGTTTCCTACGGCATCATACGTGTAAGAAACCGTATTTCCTGCCGGATCTTTGATTTGGGTTACATAGTTTTTCTTCGCATCATACGTGTAAGCAGTATGGGAAGCCCCTACTTCTAGGCGCATTGCATCAAACCATGCGGTTCCGGTTTGATTAAAATAGTAGTAATACACTTCAATGTAATCAAACGCTTGTTTCGGCTTGACTTCCGCTGCCACATGCTGCCAGTCGGTCTTCGTTTTGTCAAAATCGTTGGCATAGTCCCAATCCGTTGTGCCATTCGTATAGTGGATCGCTACTTGTAAATTATAGTATCCACCGTTTGGATTTGCGCCTTCTTGTTTCGACCATCCGGACAACGTCAGTTTGGTATTGCTGTCGCCGGAAATATTGATCCGTTGTTTAATATATTTATTTTTTCCAGATTCCCCAGTAATTTTGAACGAGTTGTCTCCGACATATACATTGACAGCCGTTGCATCCATCCCATCATTCGCAGAAAGGTTTCCGCTTGTTGTCCAGTTGTCCGGAATACCGTCCCCATTGCTATCTCGCTCGAAGCTGGAATTGTCTACAAGGTTATAGGCACTGACAACCGTTCCTTTCTCTAATTGAATGCCGTCAAAATAAGCAATTCCCGAACCGGCATTTAAGCCAACCGATACCCGAATAGATTTGGTGCCAGTTGGTGCGTTATCCGCCACGACATGAAGCCGGGTCCAATCGTGTGTACCAGCTAATTCATAAGAAACTTTTTGATTCAGCCAGTTTCCTTGCGCATCAAAATATTCCACTTTGATCAGCGCTTGTGCGGAGGTGGCGGATGTTTTCACATAACCACTCGCCACATAGGTTCCGCCATCATACGGCTGTTTGTCGGAGCTGACAATCGCCCATCCGGTCGGATTCGAAATTTTTATTGCTTTATTTCCGAATTTGCTGGTTGTCGTCCAATCGAATGTGGCTGTTTTTCCTGTCTCGATCGCTTTCGTCCAGTTATCTGGCCAGTTATCCGCATTATCATCGATTTCAAAACTGGAGTTGCTTGCCAAGTTATCCGCCGTAGACATCGGATATGTGGAATACTCAAGATTTCCAACGCTATCGTATCGTTGGGCAACCGATTGGGCATAAGGATCAATGGATTCCGTTTGATTATTATTTTGGTCATAATCAAAGGTGCTCACGTTGCTATTGAAATCTTGTGCTTTGATGAGGTTGTTTTGAAAATCATACGTATATTGAGCCGATTGATTTTCTGGCAATTGCACACTTATGATATTTCCTTTTTCATCATATTGATAGATGAAAGCTGCTGTTCCATTTACCTTATTTTCATTTGGTTCAATCACTTGAGTTAAGTTGTTGTTATTATCATAGTCAAACGTGGTTACTGCTTTATTTTGAGCATCCAAAGGATTTTCCGTGATTTGAACGACATTCCCGTTCGCGTTGTATGTGTAATCGACCCGCCGGCCTTCTCCATCTGTCACCGATGTAACACTATTCGTTTGGTCATAAGAATAGCTTGTGGTACTGGTTGTCGGCGTACCGTTGATCGTGATCGGCCGCTCGATACTGATGACGCGGTCAGACGTATCGTAGCGAATCGTTGTGGTGATATTTCTAGCATTTTTGATGCTGGTTAAATTATGATTGGAATCATAAGTAAACGAGGTCACATTCCCTTGTGCATCGGTGACTTTGGTTAAGTTCCCAGAAGTATCATACTCATAAGAGATCGTTCTGTTTGCTGGATCTGTAATGCTGGCATACCCGTTCGTTCCATACGCAATGGTAGTGGTGCGTCCCGATGCATCCGTAATGGAAGTTAACTTACCATTCGCATTATAATTAAATGTGGTGGTGTTTCCGTTTGTATCGACAATACGAGAAAGGTTTCCGTCCGTATTGAAATGAAATTTCGTGCCGTCTGTTTTGGTAATGGTATAGGTGCCATCGGCATTCTTGACTAAATCGAGATAGACACCACCGGCTGCTTCATATCCGCCACCGATTTTTTCACCAAAAATATGACGAGTATTGTCTTCATCGACAAAGGTAATCGGTCCGCTGCCTGAATCCCATAGATTCATTTCCACATTGGTGAACCAGCCATAACCGAACATTCCATTCAAGCCGGACTTTCGGCTATTGTACGTTCTCGTAATCTCGACGTCTTCCCCCAAACCAGGAATCGCAAGATCGGTTTCTTGTAAAACCAGGTTTCCGTTAGCCGGGTTCACCCCGTCTTTCGTGGTCATCCAGAACGACTCGGTGCCGATGGGCTCCACCCAATAGTTGATCGTAATGCGCGGAGTATTGGTGCCGCTGTTTACGGTATTAAAGGTACGATATGGCGATGATGCTTCGTTTTGCTGCTTCAGCATCAGCCCATAGTTCGGTTGAATGCCATTATACCAGTCCTTAACTAACTGAGTGATGTCCCAGCTCCAGTACGCATTCGCTGTGTTGCTTGTTACCGTTGATTCTTTCGTGCTTCCGATGGAAGGTTGATTATTCCAGGTGACCGAAGAGGTCCAATTGCTTGTAATCCGGTATAAATCAATGGACACTTGTTGACCGTCCGTATTCGTTTGGTACGCATTAAAAGTCGCGCTCGAAATCACACTGTCACTTGGAAGGCTTGGAAGATAAAATCTTACCAAAGCACGTGTAATGCCGAAATAACTGTTATAACCTGTATGCATGTATGTGTTGCTGGAATAGATCGAATCCGGGAAGTTGCTCGCGATAAAATTATCCCTTAAAACATCCCAGTTATTAATGGTAGGATCAATCGTGACTGGATAATTTGTGTCCGGATCTTGTAAAAAGCTTTCATCCGCTACGACATCGACGTAAGTTTTACCATCTTCTTTACGCAGCTGAAGAGTGACTTTATCCGAATACTTATGGTTTGCGTCGGTCATATACGGCTTTGCGAAATACCACTTTGGATTTCCTTTTTGATCTTCCAAAACGATGGTCCCATCTTTTTTAGTGATGGCATTTAATCCTTTTAGTTTTAATTCAAAAGAAAATGTGTTGGTACTAGGCTTACTGTTCAGGATGATATCTTCCTTTACCGCATCTCCATGGATACGATATCGTACATCTGTTTGTTCAAATAACCCTTTATAAGTGATTTCATTATTTTTCACAACACCTTGTACATTTTTTCCTTGTACAGGGGTGAAGGAAAGGCTTTTATCTTTTTCTTCGACAGAAACAAGTTCAGCTTGATTAGATTGTTCTGCAAACTTTGCTTTAAATGCATTTGCTGTGTTTTCAAACTGATTTGCCTCGCCCGGCTTTAAGTCATTGTTGATTTTTTTCCACTTCTTATCATTAGGATCTTGATAAAATTGAGGCTGTAAGTAAATCTCTTCCGTAAAGCTTCCATCTGGATTTAAGTAGCGTGTCGAATACTTTGTCCGTTTACTTTCTAATTCCAGTTTTGATTTTGGAAGTTTCCTAGGTAGCTCACCAATATCAGCTTCAATGTTTTGCTTTTTTTGTACTGCCCGTTCCGATTTACCAGGAGCAGCTTGTGCAAATGGGGGAGCAAGGAAACTAAAAATTAAACAAAATGAAAGAATAACAGCGATTAGGCGATGGTGATTAGGCAGCGGCTTCTCTATCACTTTATTTTTCTTCCTTTCGTAATTTTCTGATCATCCGGATGACAATCAAATTATAGCAATATGGTAGATATATTGGGAATAATCCAATTATTGTAAAATGACAACCGATAGCTTTCATGCTTACAAAATGGCGGAATTTCCCCATTTTCCGCCGTTCCCGCTTGATTAATGATAAGAGATAAAAAATGACCATTATTGTTCAAAAATGGTAAATTCACCTTTAAAGACGAATTTCAGACTGTAGACAAAAAGGGTTACAGACGAATGTCTGTAACCCTTTTTAGCTTGCTGGCAATCTGAGCAGAGGACTTTCCCTCCTTAACTGCTCGCGCTCGTATAAAAGCGAAGCGCAAAGCGCCAAAAGCGGCGCGCCAACCATAGAAAGACCAAGGCCAGCAAAACGGCGATGAGTGCGGCAGTCATATTCCACTTTCCTAACAGTGACAACGCCGGCATGTTCGTAATGACAGCGGCGGGCAATACGTACGTCAGCGCGACGCGCACCCAGCCGCGGTACATGCCGACCGGAAATCTTGCTGTTTCAAAAAACGAATCAAAAATAAAGGACAAGTCGTCAATGCGGATGACCCAAAACGACGTCGTCATCAGCATCATCCATAACGAATAAATCAACACGAACGACGCCGCGATGGTGAGGAGAAAAATCAGCACATCGAGTAACGACGGAATATAATGTTTGGCCATCAAGCCGTAGCCGATGACGCCAAGGCCAAGCAAAACGTCAATCAGGCGCCAAAATACTAAATGGCGGAAACTGACGTAAAACATGCTGTCGACGGGCTTGGTCAAAATATAATCCAATGTGCCGCGGCGGACATGTTCGAGCAGGCGCGG is a window encoding:
- a CDS encoding RHS repeat domain-containing protein is translated as MKRALIYTKRRKHPNTYEYNAVRNRTKKIVNDGTTTTTTTYTYDAADQLTAVNGQAYTYDANGNLTNNGNKTFVYDDDNRLIEVKNASGATIASFTYDQLGRRISKTTSNGTIYYHYDGDSNQVLYETDANNNIVAEYTWDADGHPVTMTKGGVTYYYHLNGHGDVMALTDASGNVVAEYQYDAWGNILSKTGAMALANPYRYAGYYYDEETGLYYLMSRYYNPEVGRFINADNAMVVKGITDLAITEPAMHKGDFTLLENMFAYAANNPVMHVDPDGYYWGNHWWNSKWFVSNAINWGITALVGGGIGGLSLYLRNLSKKYLADRAAIMFANELKKKLLAKGISARIASYVANAANVLFNVLMWATDPGSKIFARIDSKDHVPNNGYLNL
- a CDS encoding RHS repeat-associated core domain-containing protein — its product is MELLVTIQERNYCRKNINMMCGGKIISPTNAMASATPYCYAGYYYDEETGLYYLIAYDANIGRFLTRDAFHRFEDDPQSLNQYAYTKNNPVNFTDPSGHFSKRINLGFNSYIKVSGGWQNIYVSINITPGFLISTGIGFAIGGAAGYAVKKFLKWYLFPVLANVIFTWGAEKVVNFLAKKVSKATFKRISKGYNWTRKTIFYMSIKVPNLIFRR
- a CDS encoding DNRLRE domain-containing protein — translated: MIEKPLPNHHRLIAVILSFCLIFSFLAPPFAQAAPGKSERAVQKKQNIEADIGELPRKLPKSKLELESKRTKYSTRYLNPDGSFTEEIYLQPQFYQDPNDKKWKKINNDLKPGEANQFENTANAFKAKFAEQSNQAELVSVEEKDKSLSFTPVQGKNVQGVVKNNEITYKGLFEQTDVRYRIHGDAVKEDIILNSKPSTNTFSFELKLKGLNAITKKDGTIVLEDQKGNPKWYFAKPYMTDANHKYSDKVTLQLRKEDGKTYVDVVADESFLQDPDTNYPVTIDPTINNWDVLRDNFIASNFPDSIYSSNTYMHTGYNSYFGITRALVRFYLPSLPSDSVISSATFNAYQTNTDGQQVSIDLYRITSNWTSSVTWNNQPSIGSTKESTVTSNTANAYWSWDITQLVKDWYNGIQPNYGLMLKQQNEASSPYRTFNTVNSGTNTPRITINYWVEPIGTESFWMTTKDGVNPANGNLVLQETDLAIPGLGEDVEITRTYNSRKSGLNGMFGYGWFTNVEMNLWDSGSGPITFVDEDNTRHIFGEKIGGGYEAAGGVYLDLVKNADGTYTITKTDGTKFHFNTDGNLSRIVDTNGNTTTFNYNANGKLTSITDASGRTTTIAYGTNGYASITDPANRTISYEYDTSGNLTKVTDAQGNVTSFTYDSNHNLTSIKNARNITTTIRYDTSDRVISIERPITINGTPTTSTTSYSYDQTNSVTSVTDGEGRRVDYTYNANGNVVQITENPLDAQNKAVTTFDYDNNNNLTQVIEPNENKVNGTAAFIYQYDEKGNIISVQLPENQSAQYTYDFQNNLIKAQDFNSNVSTFDYDQNNNQTESIDPYAQSVAQRYDSVGNLEYSTYPMSTADNLASNSSFEIDDNADNWPDNWTKAIETGKTATFDWTTTSKFGNKAIKISNPTGWAIVSSDKQPYDGGTYVASGYVKTSATSAQALIKVEYFDAQGNWLNQKVSYELAGTHDWTRLHVVADNAPTGTKSIRVSVGLNAGSGIAYFDGIQLEKGTVVSAYNLVDNSSFERDSNGDGIPDNWTTSGNLSANDGMDATAVNVYVGDNSFKITGESGKNKYIKQRINISGDSNTKLTLSGWSKQEGANPNGGYYNLQVAIHYTNGTTDWDYANDFDKTKTDWQHVAAEVKPKQAFDYIEVYYYYFNQTGTAWFDAMRLEVGASHTAYTYDAKKNYVTQIKDPAGNTVSYTYDAVGNQTSVTDGKGKTTSYEYNANNQLTKVTDPNGNVTTYGYDGVGNRTSVKNAKNYITNYTYNELNQVSGFTNPLNQTTSFAYDKNGNLTKVTYANGDKVSYSYNALNRLVSIAYNGVTKWTLNYDANGNVTSVTDASGNTITYTYDKNNRPTRISKGASNSIAYGYDNNGNVTSTSITAGTTTDTIGYSYNPLDQLVVLSRNSANLARFTYDERGNISSIIHANGTYTAYEYNDANQLKSIKNLGANSNVLNYFNYSYDANGNITTVETNNGTITYQYDALNQLTKETLADGTTITYEYDAVGNRTKKIVNDGTTTTTTTYTYDAADQLTTVNGQAYTYDANGNLTNNGNKTFVYDDDNRLIEVKNASGTTIASFNYDHLGRRISKTTSNGTIYYHYDGDSNRVLYETDANNNIVAEYTFDSLGNPATMTKNGVTYYYHVNGHGDVTALTDSSGNVVAEYSYDAWGNIISQTGTMASSNPYRYAGYRYDEVTGLYYLMARYYDSKTGRFITRDTFHGFENDTLSLNQYTYTQNNPVMYVDPSGHLRIISVDWAGSVFNTAVSWALTGSFGLAAIQAYIKKKGKEAARRMFYKTVKDKLIAWGAGSLAVSLGFIVDTVLDYYDIGGWIAKKLDSIDRKPRNGWIDI
- a CDS encoding ABC-2 family transporter protein, which produces MRRYVRIFREFFRTCFVEELEYRSEFLGNLVSSFFGIGIAILTISIFFYQTDQLGGWAYADVLVLLGVFNTLRGLIDFALRPNMPRLLEHVRRGTLDYILTKPVDSMFYVSFRHLVFWRLIDVLLGLGVIGYGLMAKHYIPSLLDVLIFLLTIAASFVLIYSLWMMLMTTSFWVIRIDDLSFIFDSFFETARFPVGMYRGWVRVALTYVLPAAVITNMPALSLLGKWNMTAALIAVLLALVFLWLARRFWRFALRFYTSASS